From a region of the Rhodococcus sp. 4CII genome:
- a CDS encoding dienelactone hydrolase family protein, with product MSGFFRDSAALRTSGDAPEGPQLRVPLTAVEPDGPARGGIVVLHESRTFSEALLDLMRALAMEGWVTVAPHLFHREPAPSDIEVFGETLFADFDATFDWLIARGIYADCVGVLGFDDAGTAALLVATTRPVGAAVSVAARGIVEPLSDDAPALVHAAPDLKAPWLGLYGEDDPSTPPDQVELLRDATARSDVAGLVVSYAGLAHRADEPPQVPDGRDDDPGVEAIVDAQRRIFDWFDGYLR from the coding sequence ATGTCGGGATTCTTCAGGGACAGTGCAGCCCTGCGGACGTCCGGAGACGCGCCGGAAGGTCCTCAGCTGCGAGTTCCGCTCACCGCGGTGGAACCGGACGGTCCGGCGCGGGGCGGCATCGTGGTCCTGCACGAGTCACGAACCTTCAGCGAAGCTCTCCTCGATCTGATGCGCGCGCTCGCGATGGAAGGGTGGGTGACGGTCGCGCCGCACCTCTTCCACCGCGAACCGGCGCCCAGCGATATCGAGGTGTTCGGCGAAACGCTGTTCGCCGACTTCGACGCCACATTCGACTGGCTCATCGCGCGGGGCATCTACGCCGACTGCGTAGGAGTGCTGGGATTCGACGACGCCGGGACCGCGGCCCTGCTCGTCGCGACGACGCGTCCCGTCGGTGCCGCCGTGAGCGTCGCCGCCCGCGGGATCGTCGAACCGCTGTCGGACGACGCGCCCGCGCTGGTGCACGCCGCCCCCGACCTGAAGGCGCCGTGGCTCGGTCTGTACGGGGAGGACGATCCGTCGACGCCGCCCGATCAGGTCGAGCTGCTGCGCGACGCCACCGCCAGATCCGACGTCGCGGGGCTCGTGGTGAGCTATGCCGGGCTCGCGCACCGGGCCGACGAACCGCCTCAGGTTCCCGACGGCCGCGACGACGACCCGGGGGTGGAAGCCATCGTCGACGCACAGCGCCGGATCTTCGACTGGTTCGACGGCTACCTGCGGTAG
- a CDS encoding LysR family transcriptional regulator, with translation MELRQLEYFVAVAEEANFTRAAERVHISQSGISAQIRQLEHDLGATLIDRSSRTATLTSAGEAALVHARAALASAEAVRQAVDDENQLVRGRLVVGMVTACTVKPLFDALSAFHLAHPGIEITLIEDNSDRLVDRVRSGGTDLALVATASAPPDGLDAFPIISEGLVAAVAPGHPLARRSRVALAELADHTIVCMPTGTGIRTVFDQACAAAGLRPEIALQASAPDAVADLAIRGLGVAILSESMATDYRGRLTAVPLDDVDIPAVLALVWKGRGGPALRELVRHTRRSFGELQTDPAR, from the coding sequence ATGGAACTCCGGCAGCTCGAGTACTTCGTCGCGGTCGCGGAGGAAGCGAACTTCACCCGAGCCGCGGAACGGGTCCACATCAGCCAGTCGGGGATCAGCGCGCAGATCCGGCAGCTCGAGCACGACCTCGGCGCGACGCTGATCGACCGGTCGAGCCGGACCGCCACACTCACATCCGCGGGGGAAGCGGCACTCGTGCACGCCCGCGCGGCCCTCGCCTCGGCCGAGGCGGTCCGACAGGCCGTGGACGACGAGAACCAGCTGGTCCGCGGTCGCCTCGTCGTCGGGATGGTCACCGCCTGCACCGTGAAACCCCTGTTCGACGCTCTGTCCGCGTTCCATCTCGCGCACCCGGGTATCGAGATCACGCTGATCGAGGACAATTCCGACCGACTCGTCGACCGCGTCCGTTCCGGCGGGACCGATCTGGCTCTCGTCGCCACCGCGTCCGCGCCACCGGACGGGCTGGACGCCTTCCCGATCATCAGCGAGGGGCTGGTCGCTGCGGTGGCCCCAGGTCATCCGCTGGCGCGGCGATCCCGCGTCGCGCTGGCCGAACTCGCCGACCATACGATCGTCTGTATGCCGACCGGAACGGGCATCCGGACGGTGTTCGATCAGGCGTGTGCGGCCGCCGGCCTCCGCCCCGAGATCGCCCTGCAGGCGAGTGCGCCGGATGCGGTCGCCGACCTCGCCATCCGCGGACTGGGGGTCGCGATCCTGAGCGAGTCGATGGCGACCGACTACCGGGGCCGGCTGACGGCGGTCCCGCTCGACGACGTCGACATCCCGGCCGTGCTCGCGCTGGTCTGGAAGGGTCGCGGCGGCCCCGCGCTGCGCGAACTCGTCCGGCACACCCGCCGCTCCTTCGGGGAACTGCAGACCGACCCGGCCCGGTAG
- a CDS encoding nitroreductase family deazaflavin-dependent oxidoreductase produces the protein MTDLFVKALQLHQFVYERSRGWVGHRLLFGMPTLLLHSVGRRSGEPRTSALTYGRDGAAFLVVASKGGAPTSPAWMHNVLAAPTCEIQVGREHITVAARKVLPGDPDYDRMWATMNDVNGGRYREYQKKTDRPIPVIALTPNR, from the coding sequence GTGACCGACCTGTTCGTGAAAGCTCTTCAGCTCCATCAGTTCGTCTACGAGCGCAGCCGCGGATGGGTGGGGCACCGGTTGCTGTTCGGGATGCCGACTCTGCTGTTACACAGCGTCGGCCGAAGGTCGGGGGAACCGCGCACGTCCGCCCTGACGTACGGCCGGGACGGCGCCGCGTTCCTGGTCGTCGCGTCGAAGGGCGGTGCGCCCACGTCGCCGGCGTGGATGCACAACGTGCTGGCCGCCCCCACCTGCGAGATCCAGGTGGGCCGCGAGCACATCACCGTGGCGGCGCGGAAAGTTCTACCGGGCGACCCGGACTACGACCGGATGTGGGCGACGATGAACGACGTCAACGGCGGCCGGTACCGCGAGTACCAGAAGAAGACGGACCGGCCGATACCGGTCATCGCGCTCACCCCGAACCGCTGA
- a CDS encoding serine hydrolase encodes MTAQVVTKTNRRRLLGAAAAALLLVAPVACSDDSSSTGASATSTTERSGSPSTGADAQIDSGVAARLDEAIDKTMSMASIPGAIVGVWGPDGNYIKAFGVSDKTSGAPMETDFFHRIGSVTKTFTVTGVLQLVDEDKVALDDPIAKYVEGVPLGDQITLRELARMQSGLPNYSANEDFQKALLADPQADFTPQQLLDYAFAQPASFPPGQGFEYSNTNTILLGLVIEKVSGMPLPEYVTQKIIEPLKMADTSFPTTNAFPEPHAQGYTEQTSDGKEATATDWNPSWGWSAGAMISTLDDLHIWAPALATGTLLQPATQAQRLETVNAPGLAPDVGYGLGIFDVAGWIGHNGSLPGYQTVCVYLPEQQTTLAIMINTDVAYQDSEPSTALAGAVTEIISPEHVYHLRPGAQNPEASTPATPTPSETPATTTTSAPPTS; translated from the coding sequence ATGACAGCTCAGGTCGTGACCAAGACGAATCGGCGCCGACTCCTCGGGGCGGCCGCAGCAGCATTGCTGCTGGTGGCGCCCGTCGCGTGCTCGGACGACTCGTCTTCCACGGGTGCTTCCGCAACCTCGACGACGGAACGGTCGGGGTCGCCGAGCACCGGGGCGGACGCGCAGATCGACTCCGGTGTCGCGGCCCGGCTCGACGAGGCGATCGACAAGACGATGTCGATGGCGTCGATCCCCGGCGCGATCGTGGGCGTGTGGGGGCCCGACGGCAACTACATCAAGGCCTTCGGTGTTTCCGACAAGACGTCGGGGGCGCCGATGGAGACCGACTTCTTCCACAGAATCGGCAGTGTGACAAAGACGTTCACGGTCACCGGGGTTCTGCAGCTGGTCGACGAGGACAAGGTCGCGCTCGACGATCCGATCGCCAAGTACGTCGAGGGCGTGCCGCTGGGCGATCAGATCACCCTGCGCGAACTCGCCCGCATGCAGAGTGGGCTGCCCAACTATTCGGCCAACGAGGACTTCCAGAAGGCCCTGCTCGCCGATCCGCAGGCGGACTTCACCCCGCAACAGTTGCTCGACTACGCGTTCGCGCAGCCGGCGTCCTTCCCGCCCGGGCAGGGATTCGAATACTCCAACACGAACACGATCCTGCTGGGTCTCGTCATCGAGAAGGTCAGCGGAATGCCGCTCCCGGAGTACGTGACGCAGAAGATCATCGAGCCGCTGAAGATGGCGGACACGAGCTTCCCGACCACCAACGCCTTCCCCGAACCGCACGCGCAGGGCTACACGGAGCAGACCTCGGACGGCAAGGAAGCCACGGCCACCGACTGGAATCCGTCCTGGGGATGGTCGGCGGGCGCCATGATCTCGACCCTCGACGACCTGCACATCTGGGCTCCCGCGCTGGCCACCGGAACCCTGCTGCAGCCGGCCACCCAGGCACAACGGCTCGAGACGGTGAACGCCCCGGGGCTGGCGCCCGACGTCGGCTACGGGCTCGGCATCTTCGACGTCGCCGGCTGGATCGGGCACAACGGCAGCCTGCCCGGTTACCAGACGGTCTGCGTCTACCTCCCCGAGCAGCAGACGACCCTCGCGATCATGATCAACACCGACGTCGCCTATCAGGACAGCGAACCGAGTACCGCGCTGGCGGGGGCCGTCACCGAGATCATCTCACCGGAGCACGTCTATCACCTGCGCCCCGGAGCGCAGAATCCCGAGGCGTCCACCCCGGCGACGCCGACACCCTCGGAGACACCGGCGACAACGACGACCTCCGCCCCGCCGACCAGCTGA
- a CDS encoding bifunctional UDP-sugar hydrolase/5'-nucleotidase, whose protein sequence is MRRRAALRTAALAAGLSTALTVSVTSGLSAAQAQDTTVSVRLLAFNDLHGSLEPPLGIRSQVKRADGSLAPAGGAAYLAAYVDQLRGQATHSLLYSVGDNWGSSALESAMFHDEPTVQLLNRMGVDASAIGNHELDEGYTEFRRMQTGGCHPVDGCRFGDTFEGARFPLLAANMEFENGAPATLPFTVDYVEGIPVGVIATMPADTARMVTSEGVGGLRFTDELAAVDRTADLLDFFGVRAIALLMHRGAEPVADNGPNSCEVTSGPARDLALRASPKVDVIFTADSHQQYNCSFPDPMGNPRVTMQGASHGRIISVVDVTIDRTTRDILRDRASSFNQVVTHDIPSDPGIQALADDAARQASEVGGARVASLTGDLTRDATGSGESTLGNVVADAQLATGSGHGAQVALTNPGGLRDDLLRGPDGAVTYGQAYAAQPFGNTLEVLTVTGATLKSALEQQFQPRGDGTITERILAPSSSLTYAMNRSAIVGERISDLRVNGAPVTSENSYRVAVNKFLADGGDGFDAFRTRTEAVHVGCDLDAFTAYLGAQSPVALPTTDRITVIGGQ, encoded by the coding sequence ATGCGTCGCCGCGCCGCGCTCCGCACCGCCGCGCTGGCGGCCGGACTGTCGACGGCGCTGACGGTGTCGGTGACGTCGGGGCTGTCCGCGGCGCAGGCGCAGGACACGACCGTGTCGGTCCGGCTGCTCGCGTTCAACGACCTCCACGGCAGCCTCGAACCACCGCTGGGCATCCGCAGTCAGGTGAAGCGCGCCGACGGTTCGCTGGCCCCGGCCGGCGGCGCCGCCTACCTGGCCGCCTACGTCGACCAGTTGCGCGGCCAGGCGACCCATTCGCTGCTGTACTCGGTGGGTGACAACTGGGGGTCGTCGGCACTCGAATCCGCGATGTTCCACGACGAACCGACCGTGCAACTGCTCAACCGGATGGGCGTCGACGCGTCCGCGATCGGCAATCACGAACTCGACGAGGGGTACACGGAATTCCGGCGGATGCAGACCGGCGGTTGCCATCCCGTCGACGGCTGCCGCTTCGGGGACACGTTCGAGGGCGCCCGGTTCCCGCTCCTCGCCGCGAACATGGAGTTCGAGAACGGCGCGCCGGCAACGCTTCCCTTCACCGTCGACTACGTCGAGGGAATCCCGGTTGGCGTGATCGCGACCATGCCCGCCGACACCGCGAGGATGGTGACGTCCGAGGGTGTGGGAGGGCTGCGTTTCACGGACGAACTCGCGGCCGTCGACCGGACGGCCGATCTCCTCGACTTCTTCGGGGTGCGGGCCATCGCCTTGCTGATGCACAGGGGCGCCGAACCCGTCGCTGACAACGGCCCCAACTCGTGCGAGGTGACGTCCGGACCCGCACGCGACCTCGCACTGCGGGCGTCCCCGAAGGTCGACGTCATCTTCACCGCCGACAGCCACCAGCAGTACAACTGCTCGTTCCCCGACCCGATGGGGAACCCGCGGGTGACGATGCAGGGCGCGTCGCACGGGCGGATCATCTCGGTGGTCGACGTGACGATCGACCGCACCACCCGGGACATCCTGCGCGACCGCGCGTCCTCGTTCAATCAGGTGGTCACCCACGACATCCCGTCCGACCCCGGCATCCAGGCGCTCGCCGACGACGCCGCCCGCCAGGCCTCCGAGGTCGGCGGGGCGCGGGTCGCGTCGCTGACGGGCGACCTCACCCGCGACGCGACCGGCAGCGGCGAATCCACCCTCGGAAACGTCGTCGCGGACGCCCAGCTGGCCACCGGTTCCGGGCACGGCGCCCAGGTGGCACTCACCAACCCGGGCGGGCTCCGGGACGACCTGCTGCGGGGCCCGGACGGCGCCGTCACCTACGGACAGGCCTACGCCGCTCAGCCGTTCGGCAACACCCTCGAAGTCCTCACGGTCACCGGCGCGACGCTGAAGTCCGCGTTGGAGCAGCAGTTCCAGCCGCGCGGCGACGGCACGATCACCGAGCGCATCCTCGCCCCGTCGAGTTCACTGACCTACGCGATGAACCGCTCGGCAATTGTCGGCGAACGCATCTCGGACCTGCGGGTGAACGGCGCACCGGTCACTTCCGAGAATTCGTACCGGGTGGCGGTCAACAAGTTCCTCGCCGACGGCGGCGACGGCTTCGACGCCTTCCGCACCCGCACCGAGGCCGTGCACGTGGGCTGCGACCTGGACGCCTTCACGGCCTATCTGGGGGCGCAATCACCCGTGGCGCTGCCGACCACCGACCGGATCACGGTGATCGGCGGACAGTGA
- the hisC gene encoding histidinol-phosphate transaminase, whose translation MTPRTRADLDTIPAYVPGKNFPGAIKLASNETTLGPLPSVRDAIADAVGNANRYPDNGHVALIAALADHLGVATENIAAGCGSVSLCQELVQATCNDGDEVVFAWRSFEAYPVVTRVGGATPVKVPLTADHGHDLDAMAAAVTDRTRLIFVCNPNNPTGNALTKAELERFLDAVPAHVLVALDEAYFEYNRSDADGIELFRGRPNVVVLRTFSKAYGLAGIRVGYAVADPAVVTALSKVHIAFAVNAVAQAAAIASLAASAELLARTDGVIAERNRVRDALLAAGYEVPESAANFVYLPLGTHSGPFAAASAEAGVLLRPYGDDGVRITIGDPAENDAFLAFATGTEARSIANVAVRA comes from the coding sequence GTGACTCCGCGAACCAGGGCAGACCTCGACACGATTCCGGCCTACGTCCCCGGCAAGAATTTTCCGGGCGCGATCAAGCTGGCGAGCAACGAGACCACGCTGGGCCCGTTGCCGAGTGTGCGGGACGCCATCGCCGACGCCGTCGGGAACGCCAACCGGTACCCGGACAACGGTCACGTCGCCCTGATCGCGGCGCTCGCCGACCACCTCGGGGTGGCCACCGAGAACATCGCCGCGGGCTGCGGTTCGGTCAGCCTGTGCCAGGAACTGGTGCAGGCCACGTGCAACGACGGCGACGAGGTCGTCTTCGCGTGGCGGTCGTTCGAGGCCTACCCCGTGGTCACCCGGGTGGGCGGGGCGACGCCGGTCAAGGTTCCGCTCACCGCGGACCACGGTCACGACCTCGACGCCATGGCCGCCGCGGTCACCGACCGCACCCGGCTGATCTTCGTCTGCAACCCGAACAACCCCACCGGCAACGCCCTCACCAAGGCCGAACTCGAGCGTTTCCTCGACGCCGTTCCCGCGCACGTCCTGGTCGCCCTGGACGAGGCCTATTTCGAATACAACCGGTCCGACGCCGACGGCATCGAACTGTTCCGCGGACGCCCCAACGTGGTGGTGCTGCGCACGTTCTCCAAGGCCTACGGTCTCGCGGGCATCCGGGTGGGATACGCGGTCGCCGACCCTGCGGTCGTCACCGCTCTGAGCAAGGTGCACATCGCGTTCGCGGTCAATGCCGTCGCGCAGGCCGCCGCCATCGCGTCGTTGGCCGCGTCCGCCGAGCTGCTCGCGCGCACGGACGGCGTCATCGCCGAGCGGAACCGGGTGCGCGACGCCCTGCTCGCCGCCGGCTACGAGGTGCCCGAATCGGCCGCCAACTTCGTCTACCTGCCGCTGGGAACGCACTCCGGACCGTTCGCGGCCGCCAGCGCAGAAGCCGGTGTGCTGCTGCGCCCCTACGGCGACGACGGGGTGCGGATCACGATCGGCGATCCGGCGGAGAACGACGCCTTCCTCGCTTTCGCCACAGGCACCGAGGCCCGGTCGATCGCGAACGTCGCGGTGCGGGCGTAA
- a CDS encoding nuclear transport factor 2 family protein: MSEHEKALKPEDLTRLFVERSNAGDAAGVAALYEENAVMAYPPGSRTVGREAIRALWESVLANAPHFELETPLPTLISDDIALTSTPPKDGSGARAQVVRRQPDGTWLRLLDQPEFVPPTR, from the coding sequence TTGTCCGAGCACGAGAAGGCCCTGAAGCCCGAAGACCTCACCCGCCTGTTCGTCGAGCGGAGCAACGCCGGCGACGCCGCCGGGGTCGCTGCCCTGTACGAGGAGAACGCCGTCATGGCATATCCGCCCGGCAGCCGGACGGTCGGACGGGAAGCCATCCGGGCACTGTGGGAATCGGTACTCGCGAACGCCCCGCACTTCGAACTCGAAACCCCGCTCCCCACGCTGATCAGTGACGACATCGCCCTCACCTCCACCCCACCCAAGGACGGATCCGGCGCGCGGGCGCAGGTGGTCCGCAGGCAACCGGACGGAACGTGGCTGCGGCTTCTCGACCAGCCGGAGTTCGTCCCGCCCACCCGCTGA
- a CDS encoding SHOCT domain-containing protein → MVFRGPRRVGRPGLLGTVARTAVITGTARATSNAMNRRAANKDAEAQARADQAAQQQYAEQQAAQQQAAPPPPAPAPAGGDDLVSRLQELARLKEAGVLTDDEFAAAKAKLLGS, encoded by the coding sequence ATGGTTTTCAGAGGTCCACGCCGCGTGGGACGTCCGGGACTGCTCGGCACGGTGGCCCGGACCGCGGTGATCACCGGCACCGCACGGGCAACGTCCAACGCGATGAACAGGCGCGCCGCCAACAAGGATGCGGAGGCTCAGGCCCGGGCAGACCAGGCCGCCCAGCAGCAGTACGCAGAGCAGCAGGCGGCGCAGCAACAGGCCGCCCCGCCACCACCCGCACCCGCACCGGCGGGCGGCGACGACCTGGTGTCCCGACTCCAGGAACTCGCCCGCCTGAAGGAGGCGGGAGTGCTCACGGACGACGAGTTCGCGGCGGCGAAGGCCAAGCTGCTCGGATCCTGA
- a CDS encoding cation:proton antiporter: MPSLGASLFWIVACAVVAPLLAGLFPRKLVPEVVLLLVAGIMIGPHVFDLAVEGSEIALLRDLGLGLLFLLAGYEIDTAEITGRGGRRALVTWLVSLVAAFAVVSLLSLVHVVDAGTAVAIAMTSTALGTLLPILRDAGALDTRLGRTILNHGAFGELGPVVAMAVLLGSRGSVASIVVLGLFTAAAVLVAFIPARVRREGSRITAIIRSGSETTSQTTVRLTMLLLVALTVLAASFGLDTILGAFAAGFILRRATPEGDETLETKLDGLAFGFLIPIFFVTSGMAIDVAAVASAPGVLIAFVLLILLVRAGPVYVAGRFDRGAEGSDPPFTVRERTQLALYAGTGLPLIVAVTGVAVDSGDMTSANASVLVAAGAITVLLFPLGATLLASTPEPAADTAGQAPGGDTTPGSRP, from the coding sequence ATGCCTTCCCTGGGAGCCTCACTGTTCTGGATCGTGGCGTGCGCGGTGGTGGCCCCGCTGCTCGCCGGGCTGTTTCCCCGGAAGCTGGTACCCGAGGTCGTGCTGCTCCTCGTCGCCGGGATCATGATCGGGCCCCACGTCTTCGACCTGGCGGTCGAGGGGAGCGAGATCGCGCTGTTGCGCGACCTCGGGCTGGGACTGCTTTTCCTGCTCGCCGGGTACGAGATCGACACTGCCGAGATCACCGGCCGCGGCGGGCGCCGCGCCCTCGTGACGTGGCTCGTGTCGCTGGTCGCGGCGTTTGCGGTGGTGTCGCTGCTCAGCCTCGTCCACGTGGTCGATGCGGGCACCGCGGTGGCGATCGCGATGACGTCGACGGCGCTCGGGACGCTGCTGCCGATCCTGCGGGACGCCGGCGCACTCGACACCCGGCTGGGCCGGACCATCCTCAACCACGGTGCGTTCGGCGAACTCGGACCCGTCGTGGCGATGGCGGTGCTACTCGGCTCCCGCGGGTCGGTGGCGTCGATCGTCGTGCTCGGACTGTTCACCGCCGCAGCGGTACTCGTCGCGTTCATACCCGCCCGGGTGCGGCGCGAGGGGTCGCGCATCACCGCGATCATCAGGTCGGGATCGGAGACGACGTCGCAGACGACGGTTCGGCTGACCATGCTGCTCCTCGTCGCGCTCACCGTGCTGGCCGCGTCGTTCGGCCTCGACACCATCCTCGGCGCGTTCGCCGCCGGATTCATCCTGCGGCGGGCCACCCCCGAAGGCGACGAGACCCTGGAGACCAAGCTCGACGGTCTGGCGTTCGGTTTCCTGATCCCGATCTTCTTCGTCACGTCGGGCATGGCCATCGACGTGGCCGCGGTGGCCTCCGCACCCGGCGTCCTGATCGCGTTCGTCCTCCTGATCCTGCTGGTGCGGGCCGGCCCGGTCTACGTCGCGGGCAGATTCGACCGGGGAGCGGAAGGCTCGGACCCGCCCTTCACCGTCCGCGAACGCACCCAGCTGGCGCTGTATGCGGGGACGGGTCTGCCGCTGATCGTCGCCGTCACCGGGGTAGCCGTCGACTCGGGCGACATGACGTCCGCCAACGCGTCCGTGCTCGTCGCCGCCGGCGCGATCACGGTTCTCCTCTTCCCGCTCGGGGCGACCCTGCTCGCATCGACCCCCGAACCGGCGGCAGACACGGCCGGCCAGGCGCCGGGCGGCGACACGACTCCCGGGAGCAGACCATGA
- a CDS encoding very short patch repair endonuclease — protein MPATDPATSARMRAQRRRDTAPELALRRELHRRGIRYFVDRAPMKGVRRRADLVFPRRKVAVYVDGCFWHSCPQHATFPKNNAQWWAEKLAGNVTRDRDTDTRLTDAGWTVVRIWEHENPVAAADRVERVLDDGDAGPR, from the coding sequence ATGCCCGCCACCGATCCCGCGACCAGTGCCCGGATGCGGGCGCAGCGGCGGCGCGACACCGCACCCGAGCTTGCACTGCGCCGCGAACTGCATCGGCGTGGGATCCGGTACTTCGTGGACCGGGCCCCGATGAAGGGCGTCCGCCGCCGCGCCGACCTGGTGTTTCCGCGGCGGAAGGTGGCCGTGTACGTGGACGGCTGCTTCTGGCACAGCTGCCCGCAGCACGCCACGTTCCCGAAGAACAACGCCCAGTGGTGGGCGGAGAAACTCGCCGGGAACGTCACACGCGACCGCGACACCGACACGAGACTGACGGACGCCGGCTGGACGGTGGTGCGGATCTGGGAGCACGAGAATCCGGTGGCGGCCGCGGACAGGGTCGAGCGCGTTCTGGACGACGGGGACGCCGGGCCGCGCTGA
- a CDS encoding MFS transporter gives MTRTESTQAPARPTIILATLILVAAVANLNLSVANVALPDIGRAFDASQTQLNLIAVAYSLGLAASVLYLGALGDRYGRKQMLVLGMALSLPASAIAGFAGNFEILFLARVLGGISAGLAYPTTLAIITALWAGPARTKAIALWSALGGAISSLGPIVSGALLEQFHWGSVFFVTLPLAGIALVAAMVWVPAHVNETTDPVDNLGGIISVVFVASLILAINFAPVDGAGATALGLGVIALASGAAFFLQQRRAAHPLFDLHVAARPTFWVAAVGGVIVFGALMGAMFIGQQFLQNVLEYSTLAAGSAIIPAAVAMVVVAPRSAKLVESHGARFTLLVGYLFVVIGLVVALVWWDEDATFWWVALAYAFVGIGVGFAGTPASRSLTGSVPVSRAGMASGTSDLQRDLGGAIMQSILGAVLTAGYAKSLSATIAASPAADQVSPETQAALTKSFSSAEVLAERYPQYAEQIITAARNAFLDGDDRAYLAAILLVCAGAVVVFFFFPRRDEEKRLLAEYATERTE, from the coding sequence ATGACCCGCACCGAATCCACACAGGCCCCGGCCCGGCCGACGATCATCCTCGCGACCCTCATCCTCGTGGCCGCCGTCGCCAACCTGAACCTGTCGGTCGCGAACGTCGCGCTGCCCGACATCGGCCGCGCATTCGACGCAAGTCAGACGCAACTCAACCTCATTGCGGTGGCGTACTCCCTCGGGCTCGCCGCGTCCGTCCTGTATCTCGGGGCGCTCGGCGACCGCTACGGGCGCAAACAGATGCTGGTGCTGGGCATGGCGCTGTCGCTGCCCGCGTCGGCGATCGCGGGTTTCGCGGGAAACTTCGAAATACTGTTCCTCGCACGCGTTCTCGGTGGAATCTCGGCCGGACTTGCGTACCCCACCACCCTGGCGATCATCACCGCACTGTGGGCGGGGCCGGCGCGGACCAAGGCCATCGCCCTGTGGTCGGCCCTCGGTGGCGCCATCTCCTCGCTCGGGCCCATCGTGTCGGGTGCGCTGCTCGAGCAGTTCCACTGGGGCTCGGTGTTCTTCGTGACCCTCCCGCTCGCCGGCATCGCCCTCGTCGCCGCCATGGTGTGGGTGCCCGCCCACGTCAACGAGACGACCGATCCCGTCGACAATCTCGGCGGCATCATCTCCGTCGTCTTCGTCGCCTCGCTCATCCTCGCGATCAACTTCGCACCCGTCGACGGCGCGGGCGCGACCGCCCTCGGGCTCGGGGTGATCGCCCTCGCGTCGGGCGCCGCGTTCTTCCTGCAGCAACGTCGCGCGGCGCACCCGCTGTTCGATCTGCACGTCGCCGCCCGGCCGACGTTCTGGGTGGCCGCCGTCGGCGGGGTGATCGTGTTCGGTGCGTTGATGGGAGCGATGTTCATCGGGCAGCAGTTCCTGCAGAACGTCCTCGAGTACTCCACGCTCGCCGCCGGATCGGCGATCATCCCGGCCGCCGTCGCGATGGTCGTCGTCGCGCCCCGGTCCGCAAAACTCGTCGAATCGCACGGCGCCCGGTTCACCCTGCTGGTCGGTTACCTGTTCGTCGTGATCGGGCTGGTGGTCGCGCTGGTGTGGTGGGACGAGGATGCGACGTTCTGGTGGGTGGCGCTCGCGTACGCGTTCGTCGGCATCGGCGTCGGGTTCGCGGGCACCCCCGCGTCCCGTTCGCTGACGGGGTCGGTGCCGGTGTCCCGCGCGGGCATGGCGTCCGGCACGTCCGACCTGCAACGCGACCTCGGTGGCGCGATCATGCAGTCGATCCTCGGGGCCGTGCTCACCGCGGGCTACGCGAAGTCGCTGTCGGCGACGATCGCGGCGTCGCCCGCCGCCGACCAGGTGTCGCCGGAAACCCAAGCGGCACTGACCAAGTCGTTCTCCAGCGCCGAGGTACTCGCCGAGCGGTACCCGCAGTACGCGGAACAGATCATCACCGCCGCCCGCAACGCCTTCCTCGACGGCGACGACCGGGCGTACCTCGCCGCAATCCTCCTGGTGTGCGCCGGTGCCGTGGTGGTGTTCTTCTTCTTCCCGCGCCGGGACGAGGAGAAGCGGTTGCTGGCCGAGTATGCGACCGAGAGAACGGAGTAG
- a CDS encoding DUF6325 family protein has translation MSSSAEDVGPVAFLFLTFPGEQADPEVVETFRDAVEQGLVTILDLVFISKGTDGTMRQVEVDEDLDSIGLAALSLEAKELISDEDLEVVRESLEPGSSAVAIVYEQTWARKVAAASRKAGGEVALHLHIPREVVEAAIAAAT, from the coding sequence ATGTCGAGTTCAGCTGAAGATGTCGGGCCGGTCGCGTTCCTCTTTCTCACCTTCCCGGGCGAGCAGGCCGATCCCGAGGTGGTCGAGACCTTCCGAGACGCAGTCGAACAGGGGCTGGTCACGATCCTCGACCTCGTGTTCATTTCGAAGGGAACGGACGGAACGATGCGTCAGGTCGAGGTGGACGAGGACCTCGACAGCATCGGTCTCGCCGCCCTGTCGCTCGAGGCCAAGGAACTGATCAGCGACGAGGACCTCGAGGTGGTGCGGGAATCGCTGGAGCCGGGCTCGTCCGCCGTCGCGATCGTCTACGAGCAGACGTGGGCGCGCAAGGTCGCGGCCGCCTCCCGCAAGGCCGGCGGCGAGGTGGCCCTCCACCTGCACATCCCGCGCGAGGTGGTCGAGGCGGCCATCGCCGCGGCAACCTGA